The following proteins are encoded in a genomic region of Paenibacillus sp. FSL H3-0469:
- a CDS encoding acyl-ACP thioesterase domain-containing protein gives MDKHSSFLWTEQFRVQASDTDYRSRGKLSFLLDIMQRAADSAVSSLGLSMESMLKAGMGWMVITLDLNLQRLPSPGELLDVHTWSKGNKGPLWQRDYRIYDAEGVELASARSIWTLVDIAKRKILRPSALPIVVEPYVEDSVGSLPDKVIIPSELALQEVYRYQVRYSGLDNNKHLNNARYADLCCDALALEEWEDLELTGLHITYAQEAKYGEEISVMRSSLTEEGVYVRGQGGGRIFFEACLKLRR, from the coding sequence ATGGACAAGCACAGCAGCTTTTTGTGGACAGAGCAGTTCAGGGTTCAGGCAAGTGATACAGATTACCGGTCAAGGGGCAAGCTCTCCTTCCTGCTGGATATCATGCAGCGTGCTGCGGATTCGGCTGTAAGCAGTCTGGGGCTGAGTATGGAGAGTATGCTCAAGGCGGGAATGGGCTGGATGGTCATCACCCTTGATCTGAACCTGCAGCGTTTGCCGTCCCCGGGCGAGCTTCTGGATGTACACACCTGGAGTAAAGGGAATAAAGGACCGCTCTGGCAGCGGGATTACCGGATCTATGATGCCGAGGGTGTAGAGCTTGCTTCGGCACGTTCGATCTGGACTCTTGTGGATATTGCGAAGCGAAAAATTCTGCGACCGTCAGCCTTGCCTATTGTTGTCGAGCCGTATGTAGAGGATTCTGTAGGCAGTCTGCCGGATAAAGTGATTATTCCATCAGAACTTGCTTTGCAAGAGGTTTACCGTTATCAGGTGAGATATAGCGGGCTGGATAACAACAAACATCTTAACAATGCGCGCTATGCAGATTTATGCTGTGATGCTCTGGCGCTGGAGGAGTGGGAGGATTTAGAGCTTACGGGGCTTCATATCACCTATGCCCAGGAAGCCAAGTATGGTGAGGAGATCAGTGTTATGCGTTCTTCTCTGACTGAAGAAGGGGTATATGTGCGCGGGCAAGGCGGGGGACGGATCTTTTTTGAAGCTTGCCTGAAGCTTAGAAGATAG
- the purK gene encoding 5-(carboxyamino)imidazole ribonucleotide synthase: MSPEELKAGRLEGGAEQAKAERRMKAEGAGAERALKAEGREIAAGAEPEREETGAQPPRTLLPGATIGVLGGGQLGRMMALSGSAMGYRFVALDPAKDAPCGQITPQITAAYNDRDAARELARRSDVITYEFENVDAGVAALLAEESYVPQGSALLYTTQHRLREKAAIEAAGVPVAPYRKVGSLAELEAAAAGLGLPCVLKTATGGYDGKGQAVIRRPEELAAAFRQVAPGALAQADGAAPVDVPELVLEKFITFKCEISVIAARSASGEVKSFPPAENIHVDNILHLSIVPARVPEEIQQRACELAERIVSGMEAVGLLAVEMFVTEDGELFVNELAPRPHNSGHYTMDACVTSQFEQHVRAICNLPLGDTSLLTPVVMVNVLGQHLDGAIQAACLASEEANRLGVSAKLHIYGKTESKTGRKMGHINLLCKDTGDGLSWVEQTNLWRN, translated from the coding sequence ATGAGCCCGGAGGAGCTGAAAGCCGGACGGCTGGAGGGTGGCGCGGAGCAGGCTAAGGCTGAGCGAAGGATGAAGGCTGAAGGTGCCGGGGCGGAACGCGCGCTAAAGGCTGAAGGCAGAGAGATAGCTGCCGGAGCGGAGCCGGAGCGGGAAGAGACCGGGGCGCAGCCGCCACGGACGCTGCTGCCCGGCGCAACGATCGGCGTGCTCGGCGGCGGGCAGCTCGGGCGCATGATGGCGCTGTCCGGCAGCGCCATGGGCTACCGCTTCGTGGCGCTGGACCCGGCAAAGGATGCGCCGTGCGGGCAGATTACGCCGCAGATCACTGCGGCGTATAACGACCGGGACGCCGCGCGCGAGCTGGCGCGGCGCTCCGACGTTATCACGTACGAGTTCGAGAACGTGGACGCGGGCGTAGCCGCGCTGCTGGCGGAGGAATCGTACGTGCCGCAGGGCAGCGCGCTGCTGTATACGACGCAGCACCGGCTGCGCGAGAAGGCGGCGATCGAGGCGGCGGGCGTGCCCGTTGCCCCGTACCGCAAGGTCGGCAGCCTGGCGGAGCTGGAAGCGGCGGCTGCCGGCCTGGGCCTGCCCTGTGTGCTGAAGACAGCCACAGGGGGGTATGACGGCAAGGGACAAGCCGTCATCCGCAGACCGGAAGAGCTGGCCGCAGCGTTCCGGCAGGTCGCTCCGGGTGCATTGGCCCAGGCAGACGGGGCCGCGCCAGTGGACGTCCCCGAGCTGGTGCTGGAGAAATTCATCACTTTCAAATGTGAGATTTCGGTTATCGCCGCCCGTAGCGCATCTGGGGAGGTCAAGAGCTTCCCGCCTGCCGAGAATATTCATGTGGATAACATCCTGCATCTCTCGATTGTACCTGCGCGGGTGCCGGAGGAGATTCAACAGCGGGCCTGTGAGCTGGCCGAGCGGATTGTCTCCGGCATGGAGGCGGTTGGACTGCTGGCGGTTGAGATGTTCGTGACGGAGGATGGAGAGCTGTTCGTCAATGAACTTGCGCCGCGTCCGCATAACTCCGGCCATTACACGATGGATGCCTGCGTAACCTCGCAGTTCGAGCAGCATGTGCGGGCCATCTGCAATCTGCCGCTGGGCGATACCTCACTGCTTACTCCTGTGGTGATGGTGAATGTACTCGGCCAGCATCTGGATGGAGCCATTCAGGCAGCCTGCCTGGCGAGTGAAGAAGCAAACAGGCTTGGGGTATCAGCCAAGCTTCATATATACGGCAAGACGGAGAGCAAGACCGGCCGCAAAATGGGCCATATCAACCTGCTCTGCAAGGATACCGGCGACGGATTGTCCTGGGTAGAGCAAACTAACCTTTGGAGGAACTGA
- a CDS encoding MFS transporter yields MAAAEGIEGVVKAAEAQGTKGSSRLYFLVIVFMFWFSSYIYVPVLSPYVEHLGASYVMVGAVLGIYGLMQILFRLPIGMGSDVLNRRRPFIYLGLIASGASCLLFLAGAHPGWALAARAVSGIAASAWVVYSVMFAGYFPKEEAGRAMGMLQFTTVIAQLASMMISGYIVEHFGWNTPFIIGGIVAVAAMLLVIRLPEQQLEKRTAIKLKDLAGVVKEPLLVKVSLLSVLAHCVLFITMFGYTPNQALYIGASKGSLGWLTLAFMLPHAIATLYGARLFGRWLGDRGTLMLGFAGSAVFTLLIPSMPTLAALCVTQIGNGFMQGLIFPLLLGKSVSGVAPFKRATAMGFYQAVYAIGMSGGPFVAGWMSAVYGLRGGFWLGAMAAVLAAVLSWFWIREAGAAGGRSKKERQLQGR; encoded by the coding sequence GTGGCAGCGGCTGAAGGGATAGAGGGTGTGGTGAAAGCGGCAGAGGCTCAGGGTACGAAGGGGAGCAGCCGGTTGTATTTTCTGGTGATAGTCTTTATGTTCTGGTTCTCTTCGTATATCTATGTTCCGGTGCTCTCACCTTATGTGGAGCATCTGGGAGCTTCTTATGTCATGGTAGGAGCGGTACTTGGGATATACGGCCTGATGCAGATTCTGTTCCGGCTGCCGATAGGGATGGGTTCAGATGTACTTAACCGGCGGCGGCCGTTCATTTATCTGGGGCTGATCGCAAGCGGAGCGAGCTGTCTGCTGTTCCTGGCAGGGGCACATCCGGGCTGGGCGCTGGCGGCGCGGGCGGTCTCGGGAATTGCGGCATCGGCGTGGGTCGTGTACTCGGTGATGTTCGCGGGGTATTTTCCGAAAGAAGAGGCGGGCAGGGCTATGGGGATGCTCCAGTTCACCACGGTGATTGCCCAGTTGGCTAGTATGATGATCAGCGGCTATATCGTAGAACACTTCGGCTGGAATACTCCGTTCATCATCGGAGGGATTGTGGCGGTGGCCGCTATGCTGCTGGTCATCCGTCTTCCGGAGCAACAGCTGGAGAAGCGCACGGCGATTAAGCTCAAGGATCTGGCCGGCGTCGTGAAGGAACCGCTGCTGGTAAAAGTATCGCTGTTATCGGTGCTGGCCCATTGCGTGCTGTTCATTACGATGTTCGGCTACACGCCGAATCAGGCGCTCTATATTGGCGCGAGCAAAGGGAGTCTCGGCTGGCTGACGCTGGCTTTTATGCTGCCTCATGCGATAGCGACCCTCTATGGTGCTCGGCTGTTCGGCCGGTGGCTGGGGGACCGGGGGACGCTGATGCTGGGCTTTGCCGGAAGTGCAGTGTTCACGCTGCTCATTCCATCGATGCCAACACTTGCGGCGTTATGTGTAACACAGATCGGGAACGGCTTCATGCAGGGACTGATCTTCCCGCTGCTGCTGGGCAAATCCGTCTCCGGGGTAGCTCCGTTCAAGCGGGCGACAGCGATGGGGTTCTATCAGGCGGTGTATGCGATTGGCATGTCCGGCGGTCCTTTTGTAGCGGGATGGATGAGTGCGGTGTACGGTCTGCGAGGAGGCTTCTGGCTGGGCGCCATGGCAGCAGTGCTGGCGGCAGTGCTGTCCTGGTTCTGGATCAGGGAAGCCGGAGCCGCAGGCGGGCGGAGCAAGAAAGAGCGGCAGTTGCAGGGCCGGTGA
- a CDS encoding universal stress protein: protein MLFSKILLAYDGSKASNQALERAIELAKVTPGSSLYVVHAFEFPRFFIGEALAPLPASVNKDYYDLAVQTTDEVKSRLEAEGLNATVELLQGSPAEIILNYAKEQDADVIVIGSRGLGGIREFVLGSVSHNVVQSARIPVLVVK, encoded by the coding sequence ATGTTATTCTCTAAAATTCTGCTTGCCTATGACGGTTCAAAGGCTTCGAATCAGGCTCTGGAACGGGCGATTGAGCTGGCTAAGGTAACTCCAGGGTCCTCCCTGTACGTCGTACACGCATTTGAATTCCCGCGGTTCTTCATCGGGGAAGCTCTCGCGCCTCTGCCGGCATCGGTGAACAAGGATTATTATGACCTCGCGGTCCAGACTACGGATGAAGTGAAAAGCCGTCTGGAAGCCGAAGGTCTAAATGCTACGGTAGAATTGCTGCAGGGATCGCCTGCGGAAATTATTCTGAATTATGCCAAGGAGCAGGATGCAGATGTGATTGTAATCGGCAGCCGGGGGCTGGGCGGTATCCGGGAATTCGTTCTGGGCAGTGTCAGCCATAATGTGGTGCAAAGTGCGCGCATTCCGGTGCTGGTTGTTAAATAA
- the purE gene encoding 5-(carboxyamino)imidazole ribonucleotide mutase, which produces MSVQVGVIMGSKSDYETMEHTCAVLEELGIAYEKKVVSAHRTPDLMFRYAEEAAERGLRVIIAGAGGAAHLPGMVAAKTTLPVIGVPVQSKALNGMDSLLSIVQMPAGVPVATVAIGRAGAINAGLLAAQIIGAFEPEVAQRVQLRREATQREVLESSESL; this is translated from the coding sequence ATGTCTGTGCAAGTAGGTGTCATTATGGGCAGCAAATCGGACTATGAAACGATGGAGCATACCTGTGCGGTGCTGGAGGAGCTGGGCATAGCTTATGAGAAAAAGGTTGTCTCCGCACACCGCACGCCGGATCTGATGTTCCGTTATGCCGAGGAGGCGGCGGAGCGCGGCCTGCGGGTCATTATCGCCGGAGCGGGCGGCGCGGCGCATCTGCCGGGTATGGTGGCTGCTAAGACCACGCTGCCGGTCATCGGTGTACCTGTGCAGTCGAAAGCCTTGAACGGCATGGATTCGCTGCTGTCTATTGTGCAGATGCCGGCGGGTGTCCCCGTAGCCACGGTAGCTATCGGCCGTGCCGGAGCTATTAATGCGGGGCTGCTGGCGGCGCAGATCATCGGCGCCTTTGAGCCGGAGGTGGCGCAGCGGGTGCAGCTGCGGCGCGAGGCGACCCAGCGCGAGGTGCTGGAAAGCAGCGAGAGCTTATGA
- a CDS encoding AraC family transcriptional regulator: MKNSQLILQAIEYIESKLKQPLSVLDLSRETGYSLFHFIRLFQGVTGLTPGDYIARRRISEAARDILGRPERTFHEISLDYAYNDYETFTRAFKRLLHTTPTHIRHKSNPDIPLLLHPLQPADLPHWSDQKGASPDLIELGAIRLQGPFITVTQDQSVIGSAWKQLFSSLSAIPDRKLPEQYYQIGYWPDNYEDQGISFHIACELNTLASERTGITVQSSCGQTGSNLTTHTLPPARYLRFKHTGPSAEVSATYKYIYGVFLPRTDYRLNLSYEFEYYGKDYLGPEHPDSVSEIYIPLTLL, from the coding sequence ATGAAGAACAGCCAGCTCATTCTACAGGCGATTGAATATATTGAATCGAAACTGAAGCAGCCGCTGTCTGTTCTGGACCTCTCCAGAGAGACCGGCTATTCCCTGTTCCACTTCATCCGCCTGTTTCAGGGGGTTACCGGACTCACACCGGGCGACTATATTGCAAGACGGAGGATTTCCGAGGCGGCCAGGGATATTCTAGGCAGACCCGAGCGGACTTTTCACGAAATCTCACTGGACTATGCTTATAATGATTACGAGACCTTCACCCGGGCCTTCAAAAGACTGCTGCACACTACTCCCACCCATATCCGCCACAAGTCTAACCCGGACATCCCTCTGCTGCTTCATCCCTTACAGCCGGCTGATTTACCACATTGGTCAGACCAGAAGGGCGCCTCTCCTGACCTGATTGAGCTTGGTGCAATCAGACTTCAGGGCCCGTTCATAACCGTTACGCAAGATCAGTCGGTCATCGGATCAGCATGGAAGCAGCTGTTCAGCAGCCTCTCTGCTATCCCGGACCGTAAGCTTCCAGAACAATATTACCAGATAGGCTATTGGCCGGATAACTATGAGGATCAGGGAATCTCCTTTCACATTGCCTGCGAGTTGAACACCCTGGCATCTGAACGTACCGGCATTACCGTTCAGTCGAGCTGCGGGCAAACAGGCAGCAATTTAACAACTCATACACTTCCGCCAGCACGTTATCTCAGATTTAAGCATACAGGGCCATCTGCAGAAGTCTCTGCCACCTACAAATATATCTATGGCGTTTTTCTGCCTAGAACCGATTACCGCCTGAACCTCTCTTATGAATTTGAATACTACGGCAAGGACTATCTCGGACCGGAGCATCCGGATTCAGTAAGTGAAATCTACATCCCGTTAACACTGCTCTAA
- a CDS encoding DUF4179 domain-containing protein, producing MEKWQNQTEQQMMDDIRSSMGRVQLPVDSYNEQIMNRIEHLETRGGNNLLKRTLAAASIAVAIGLGTITAGFISPAWADTLSQIPVFSSIFKHTENPGLKLAAEQGLTTSPNMSVTKDGVTLSVTEVFYDGIQLAIGFERTGVADERVLAAITDYKTHEFDQSTKGLLGLPEVTLATGEPIGFGSSMTGDIKGQPNTLLLELRELHNTSSLGDEFKVNIRVPVAQIAEPFEFQVTVKKLAEGIINLTPGQGASKDSFHYKVKRLDITPAALRLVVTSEGEVPASPEQTGEYGPTAVFYELVDDAGNVATSKQGYVLMKAVQHPIVDSLYNTFPQTPKTITVRPYTMTLDNELKLLLDANGKPVRTYHKDLESTIVIP from the coding sequence ATGGAGAAGTGGCAGAATCAAACTGAGCAGCAAATGATGGACGACATTCGCAGCAGTATGGGGAGAGTGCAACTTCCAGTAGACAGCTATAATGAGCAGATTATGAACCGGATTGAGCATTTGGAGACTAGAGGAGGAAATAATTTGCTTAAAAGGACGCTGGCAGCCGCAAGCATAGCTGTAGCGATAGGGTTAGGTACGATAACCGCAGGATTCATCTCTCCTGCTTGGGCCGATACCTTGAGTCAAATTCCTGTCTTCAGCAGTATTTTCAAGCACACGGAGAACCCGGGACTGAAATTAGCGGCGGAACAGGGCCTGACTACTTCACCTAATATGAGCGTTACCAAGGATGGAGTGACGTTAAGCGTTACGGAGGTATTTTATGACGGAATCCAGTTGGCCATCGGATTCGAAAGAACTGGAGTAGCAGATGAGCGGGTACTTGCGGCGATTACTGATTATAAAACTCACGAATTCGATCAATCGACGAAAGGACTGCTGGGTCTGCCAGAGGTTACTCTGGCGACAGGAGAGCCTATCGGCTTCGGTTCCTCTATGACAGGAGACATAAAAGGACAACCGAATACCCTCTTATTGGAGCTTAGAGAACTGCACAATACTTCGTCCCTCGGAGACGAATTCAAGGTGAATATCCGTGTGCCGGTTGCTCAGATCGCCGAGCCTTTTGAGTTCCAGGTCACGGTGAAGAAGCTTGCGGAGGGAATCATTAACCTTACCCCGGGCCAGGGAGCGAGCAAAGACTCCTTCCATTACAAAGTAAAGCGTCTGGATATCACGCCTGCTGCCCTGAGGTTAGTGGTAACCAGTGAAGGGGAAGTGCCTGCATCACCGGAGCAGACAGGGGAATATGGTCCAACTGCGGTATTCTATGAGCTTGTGGATGATGCTGGTAATGTTGCTACTTCCAAGCAAGGGTATGTCTTGATGAAGGCCGTTCAGCATCCTATTGTGGATAGCCTGTACAATACCTTCCCGCAAACCCCTAAGACGATTACGGTCAGACCTTATACAATGACTTTGGATAATGAGCTGAAGCTCTTGTTGGATGCCAATGGGAAACCGGTCCGAACTTATCATAAGGACCTTGAGAGCACTATAGTAATTCCGTGA
- a CDS encoding DUF1294 domain-containing protein codes for MVKVVLLWFALINIIGYVVMSEDKNKARKRRDRVPEKTLFLLAFMGGALGVLIAMYRKRHKTRHTSFRLGIPLLLLLNMVLYGYFLR; via the coding sequence ATGGTCAAGGTGGTATTGCTGTGGTTCGCGCTGATCAACATTATCGGGTATGTAGTAATGTCGGAAGACAAGAACAAGGCCCGGAAAAGACGGGATCGGGTGCCGGAGAAAACATTGTTTCTGCTGGCGTTCATGGGCGGTGCGCTGGGTGTGCTGATTGCCATGTACCGCAAGCGCCATAAGACAAGGCATACTTCCTTCAGACTCGGAATTCCGCTGCTGCTGCTGCTGAATATGGTGCTGTATGGGTATTTTTTGAGGTAA
- the tsaA gene encoding tRNA (N6-threonylcarbamoyladenosine(37)-N6)-methyltransferase TrmO — protein MSALESYNIIPVGVVTGTQPNLQLEIRPEYRPALKGLDAFSHCQILWWIHEFADDSFRGTTQIEPPYDAPVSGVFATRSPVRPNPLGLTVARILSVDLDQGIVEVSGLDAYPGTPVLDIKAYFPSTDRVRQVRVPEWATSWGEWTVE, from the coding sequence ATGTCCGCCTTAGAATCGTATAATATTATACCAGTAGGTGTAGTAACCGGAACACAGCCGAACCTGCAACTTGAGATTAGACCCGAATACAGACCTGCCTTGAAGGGGTTAGATGCTTTCAGCCACTGCCAGATCCTGTGGTGGATTCATGAGTTTGCAGATGATAGCTTCCGGGGGACTACTCAGATCGAGCCTCCCTATGATGCTCCGGTAAGCGGTGTGTTTGCGACCCGGTCTCCAGTCCGCCCTAATCCGCTTGGACTTACGGTTGCCCGTATTCTATCCGTTGACCTAGATCAGGGAATTGTTGAGGTCAGCGGACTGGATGCCTATCCGGGAACGCCCGTGCTCGATATCAAAGCTTATTTCCCTTCAACTGACCGTGTTCGTCAGGTTAGAGTGCCGGAATGGGCCACCTCATGGGGAGAGTGGACTGTAGAGTAA
- a CDS encoding RNA polymerase sigma factor, which translates to MEQGNPGGPPESKKIEEAIHKVHTGDRQAFTTIITEYERKIYTYCCYLLRSREEAEDAVQDIFVKVYQQLSRYEKRVSFSAWLYKVSYHHCMDQLRRRKRRNRLLSLYKLQLMTNQQALPEESPVDQIFENLTSEERGLLILRVIEQYSFEEISMITGSSSAALRKKYERLRKKLIQQKANERGGCTHGEVAESN; encoded by the coding sequence TTGGAGCAAGGCAACCCCGGGGGCCCACCTGAATCCAAAAAGATTGAAGAAGCTATTCATAAGGTACACACAGGCGACAGGCAAGCTTTTACAACAATAATAACGGAGTATGAAAGGAAGATCTACACGTATTGCTGCTATCTCCTAAGGAGCCGTGAAGAAGCAGAGGATGCTGTGCAGGATATATTCGTGAAGGTGTATCAGCAGCTTTCGCGTTATGAGAAGCGGGTATCTTTTTCGGCTTGGCTATATAAGGTGTCTTATCATCACTGCATGGACCAGCTTCGCAGGCGTAAACGCCGCAACCGGTTGCTGTCCCTTTATAAGCTGCAACTGATGACGAATCAACAAGCGTTGCCGGAGGAGTCGCCAGTAGATCAGATTTTTGAAAATCTCACTTCGGAAGAGCGTGGGCTATTAATCCTCCGTGTCATTGAACAATACAGCTTTGAAGAGATCTCAATGATTACCGGAAGCAGTTCGGCGGCGCTGCGCAAAAAATATGAACGGCTCCGTAAAAAACTGATTCAGCAAAAAGCGAATGAACGAGGAGGATGCACTCATGGAGAAGTGGCAGAATCAAACTGA
- a CDS encoding DNA topoisomerase 3 yields the protein MKVLVLAEKPSVAREIARVLGCGNKQKSYMEGPKYVVTWALGHLVGLAEPEDYNNKYATWALEDLPILPEKAKLKVLRETSQQYKAVQQLMKRQDIEELIVATDAAREGELLARWIMNMAGWKKPFRRLWISSQTDKAIKEGFASLRPGRDFDRLYESARCRAEADWMIGLNVTRALTCKFGAPLSAGRVQTPTLGMIMDRENEITGFRSQEYDLLTADFGNFQAGWRAQGGDGRIWEREKSGILKDKLTGRSGRITKVQKSEKSEPHPLAYDLTELQRDANRKFGFSAKQTSSVLQKLYEQHKLVTYPRTDSRYLTADMTGTLKERLDSVAVGPYASLARPLLRKPLPITKRIVDDSKVSDHHAIIPTEQTVLLNLLSTEERKLYDLIVRRFISLFYPPARYDAVAVTVTVDGESFYVKGTTVKDAGWREVYGGDMSSDDEEENAGDEPAAGNVKLPELREGDSVKVARCIIKPGRTHPPKRYNEATLLTQMEKHGLGTPATRADIIEKLVSSDTIERQGNLLHPTGKGKQLIELVSGQLRTPELTARWEAELERIARGQGRPEPFLQGIRSMAQELVSGVKNSGAEYKPHNVSNSHCPECGTRMLEKKTKRGKLLVCPKEDCGYTRAGEKQLSNRRCPQCHKKMEMKEGKAGKYVQCLGCGITETMDKDHKHINKREQQKLVQQYSKTESAGNNLGDLLKAAMEAKQKGE from the coding sequence ATGAAGGTATTGGTATTGGCTGAGAAGCCGTCGGTGGCCCGTGAGATTGCGCGGGTGCTGGGCTGTGGAAATAAACAGAAGAGTTATATGGAAGGTCCGAAATATGTGGTGACCTGGGCGCTGGGACATCTGGTCGGCCTGGCTGAGCCTGAGGACTATAACAATAAATATGCAACGTGGGCGCTTGAGGATCTGCCGATTCTTCCCGAGAAGGCCAAGCTGAAGGTGCTGCGTGAGACCAGCCAGCAATATAAGGCTGTGCAGCAGCTAATGAAGCGGCAGGATATTGAGGAGCTGATTGTAGCAACGGATGCGGCGCGTGAGGGTGAACTGCTGGCGCGCTGGATTATGAATATGGCGGGCTGGAAAAAGCCGTTCCGGCGGCTGTGGATCTCTTCGCAGACGGATAAGGCCATTAAGGAAGGGTTCGCTTCGCTGCGGCCTGGACGGGATTTCGACCGGCTGTATGAATCTGCGCGCTGCCGTGCTGAGGCGGATTGGATGATCGGGCTGAATGTGACGCGGGCCTTAACCTGCAAGTTTGGCGCGCCGCTCTCTGCGGGGCGTGTGCAGACACCTACACTGGGAATGATTATGGACCGGGAGAATGAAATTACCGGCTTCCGTTCCCAGGAATATGACCTGCTGACTGCGGATTTCGGGAATTTCCAGGCGGGGTGGCGTGCGCAGGGCGGGGACGGCCGGATTTGGGAGCGAGAGAAGTCAGGTATTCTTAAGGATAAGCTTACAGGCCGCAGCGGACGGATCACCAAGGTGCAGAAGAGTGAGAAAAGCGAGCCGCATCCGCTGGCTTATGATCTGACAGAGCTGCAGCGGGATGCTAACCGCAAATTCGGCTTCTCGGCCAAACAGACCTCAAGTGTGCTCCAGAAGCTGTATGAACAGCATAAGCTGGTCACTTATCCGCGCACGGACAGCCGCTATTTGACCGCTGATATGACGGGTACGCTAAAAGAAAGACTCGACAGCGTGGCTGTCGGGCCGTATGCTTCCCTCGCCAGACCGCTGCTGCGGAAGCCGCTGCCGATTACGAAGCGGATTGTCGATGACAGCAAGGTCAGCGATCACCACGCGATTATTCCGACAGAGCAGACGGTGCTGCTCAATCTGCTGAGTACGGAAGAGCGGAAGCTCTACGATCTGATTGTACGGCGGTTCATTAGCCTGTTTTATCCTCCGGCCCGTTATGACGCCGTAGCTGTGACGGTAACCGTGGATGGTGAAAGTTTCTATGTGAAGGGAACTACCGTCAAGGATGCAGGCTGGCGTGAGGTATACGGCGGAGATATGAGCTCGGATGACGAAGAGGAGAATGCGGGGGATGAACCCGCAGCAGGCAATGTGAAGCTGCCGGAGCTGCGGGAAGGCGATAGCGTGAAGGTTGCGCGCTGCATCATCAAGCCGGGACGGACACATCCGCCGAAGCGCTATAACGAAGCCACGCTGCTGACGCAGATGGAGAAGCATGGGCTGGGGACACCGGCTACACGCGCGGATATCATCGAGAAGCTGGTCAGCTCAGATACAATTGAACGGCAGGGCAATCTGCTGCATCCGACCGGCAAGGGCAAGCAGTTGATTGAGCTGGTCTCGGGGCAGCTGCGTACACCGGAGTTGACGGCACGCTGGGAAGCGGAGCTGGAGAGAATTGCGCGCGGGCAGGGTCGCCCGGAGCCTTTTTTGCAGGGGATCCGGAGTATGGCACAGGAGCTGGTGTCCGGGGTGAAGAACAGCGGAGCGGAATACAAGCCGCATAATGTCTCTAACAGCCATTGTCCGGAGTGTGGAACAAGGATGTTAGAAAAGAAGACCAAACGCGGCAAGCTGCTGGTCTGTCCGAAAGAGGACTGCGGCTACACCCGGGCGGGCGAGAAGCAGTTGTCGAACCGCCGCTGCCCGCAGTGCCATAAGAAGATGGAGATGAAGGAAGGCAAGGCCGGGAAGTATGTGCAGTGCCTCGGCTGCGGCATTACAGAGACGATGGATAAGGACCACAAACATATCAATAAACGCGAGCAGCAGAAGCTGGTTCAGCAGTACAGCAAGACGGAAAGTGCCGGCAACAATCTTGGCGATCTGCTGAAGGCTGCGATGGAAGCGAAACAGAAGGGCGAATAG